From a region of the Sphaerodactylus townsendi isolate TG3544 linkage group LG09, MPM_Stown_v2.3, whole genome shotgun sequence genome:
- the LOC125439097 gene encoding glucose-fructose oxidoreductase domain-containing protein 1, translated as MMSAAHYYPKLMSIMGNVLRFLPAFVKMKQLIQEGYVGELLVCEVQVHSGSLLGKKYNWSCDDLMGGGGLHSVGTYIIDLLTFLTSQKAVKVHGLLKTFVKQTDHIKGIRQITSDDFCTFQMVLEGGVCCTVTLNFNIPGEFKQDIIVVGSSGRLIVVGTDLYGQNNSSSQKELLLKDSTPVSNSLLPEKAFSDIPSPYLRGTIKMMQAVRQAFEDQDDRRTWDGRPLTMAATFDDCLYALCVVDTIKKSNQLGEWQNIVIMTEEPELSPAYLISEAMRRSRMSLYC; from the coding sequence ATGATGTCCGCTGCCCACTACTATCCCAAGCTCATGAGCATTATGGGTAACGTTCTCCGTTTCCTGCCTGCCTTTGTGAAGATGAAGCAGCTGATCCAAGAAGGCTACGTTGGAGAATTGCTTGTGTGTGAGGTCCAGGTTCACAGCGGCAGCCTCTTGGGGAAGAAGTACAACTGGAGCTGTGATGATTTGATGGGCGGTGGGGGCCTGCACTCCGTTGGTACTTACATCATTGATCTCCTAACATTCCTCACCAGCCAGAAAGCCGTGAAAGTACATGGGTTGCTTAAGACTTTTGTGAAGCAGACGGACCACATCAAGGGGATACGGCAAATCACGAGCGATGACTTCTGTACGTTTCAGATGGTCTTGGAAGGTGGAGTGTGTTGTACTGTGACCCTCAACTTCAACATCCCTGGGGAATTCAAACAAGACATTATTGTGGTAGGTTCTAGCGGGCGGCTGATTGTAGTAGGAACTGACTTGTACGGGCAAAACAATAGCTCCTCTCAGAAGGAGCTCCTCCTGAAAGATTCCACCCCAGTCAGCAACTCCTTGTTACCTGAGAAGGCCTTCAGTGACATCCCATCCCCGTATCTCCGAGGAACAATAAAGATGATGCAGGCCGTCCGGCAGGCATTTGAGGATCAGGATGACAGAAGGACCTGGGACGGTCGGCCGCTcacaatggctgccacatttGACGACTGCCTTTATGCTTTGTGTGTGGTGGACACCATTAAAAAATCAAACCAACTGGGTGAATGGCAAAATATTGTGATTATGACCGAAGAACCGGAATTAAGCCCAGCATACTTGATCAGTGAAGCTATGCGCAGGAGTCGAATGTCTCTGTACTGCTAG